Proteins from a single region of Saccharospirillaceae bacterium:
- the dusB gene encoding tRNA dihydrouridine synthase DusB: protein MPAIGPYTLPNPVILAPMAGVTDRPFRQLCRQLGAGLVVGEMVAANPEMRHTRKSQLRLDHTGEPEPIAVQIVGGDPQILADSAQFNAANGAQIIDINMGCPAKKVCNKAAGSALLKDEGLVKEILQAVVAAVDVPVSLKIRTGWSPDQRNGVNIAQIAQDAGIVSLAVHGRTRACGYKNTVEYDTIRNVKSSIDIPVFANGDITSAEKAAKVMQYTGADGVLIGRAAQGRPWIFREVSHYLATGEHLPAAEIDEIEQILLSHLAALHEFYGDYLGVRIARKHVSWYLQHQANGSDFRRIFNRLETATEQRQAIETFFKEYDSEGQAA from the coding sequence ATGCCTGCAATTGGCCCATATACGCTACCTAATCCAGTGATTCTGGCACCTATGGCGGGAGTTACCGACCGTCCGTTTCGCCAGCTTTGTCGTCAGCTCGGCGCCGGCCTGGTTGTGGGTGAAATGGTGGCCGCTAACCCGGAGATGCGTCATACACGCAAATCCCAGCTACGCCTCGACCATACAGGTGAGCCTGAGCCCATAGCTGTACAAATCGTTGGTGGTGACCCGCAAATCCTGGCAGACAGTGCCCAATTTAACGCCGCCAATGGTGCCCAGATAATAGACATCAACATGGGCTGCCCGGCCAAAAAGGTCTGTAACAAGGCTGCTGGCTCAGCGTTACTGAAAGATGAAGGTTTAGTGAAAGAGATATTGCAGGCCGTGGTGGCTGCTGTCGATGTGCCAGTCAGCCTGAAAATACGTACAGGCTGGAGCCCTGATCAACGTAACGGTGTGAATATCGCCCAAATCGCACAAGATGCAGGCATTGTCTCTTTAGCAGTACACGGGCGCACACGTGCCTGCGGCTACAAAAATACGGTGGAATACGACACTATCCGCAACGTCAAGAGCAGCATCGACATTCCGGTGTTTGCTAATGGTGATATCACCAGCGCCGAAAAAGCCGCAAAAGTAATGCAATATACCGGGGCCGATGGCGTGCTTATTGGTCGCGCGGCGCAAGGCAGACCCTGGATTTTCAGAGAAGTCAGTCACTACCTTGCAACCGGCGAGCACTTACCCGCCGCAGAAATTGACGAAATTGAACAGATTTTATTATCCCATCTGGCCGCCTTACATGAGTTTTATGGCGACTATCTGGGAGTACGGATTGCTCGCAAACACGTTAGCTGGTACCTGCAACATCAAGCTAACGGCAGCGATTTCCGCCGAATTTTTAATCGTCTGGAAACAGCGACAGAACAGCGCCAGGCCATTGAAACGTTTTTTAAGGAATATGACAGTGAGGGACAAGCCGCATGA
- a CDS encoding DUF3426 domain-containing protein: MAAHVTQCPHCRTTFRVRDEHLKVANGAVRCGSCLQVFQAAEHFVDEEQLQADKKAPEKSASQAVTSIEPKPSATEDDQLIHDDLLIHDDMDDDIDDDVRIGDDGLIHDDMDDNEPDTHDSISDDPMVDLGIRAPEKEDRPAPRNDLEIDSSIFDLKNASTDSLDLLSPDSTAHEFISDKDPDEAWADALLDDDDGIEEITVGGLEISETSQYDFDDQSNNEEEYSQFKAGAEVDDFDGFIDDDDNMHLGSDDPNNEATEIMVVADSVAGLQEDPLELQKRSSGPAFPWGWGLASLIMLLIAGGQTLFFKFDQWSRTPQWRPLYTQICNLADCTLPNVQNMKQLSTQHLVVRSHPKLQKALMVDTLMQNLANYPQPFPDLELVFSDLNNNVVASRQFLPSEYLSGELAGQTLIPSRTPIHIALEIVDPGPEAVSYAIRLQSNQ, translated from the coding sequence ATGGCCGCTCACGTGACTCAATGTCCACATTGCCGCACCACCTTCCGGGTGCGCGATGAACACCTGAAGGTAGCTAACGGGGCTGTGCGCTGCGGCTCCTGCTTACAGGTATTTCAAGCCGCCGAACATTTTGTTGATGAAGAACAACTGCAAGCTGACAAGAAAGCTCCGGAAAAGTCAGCCAGTCAGGCAGTAACATCCATCGAACCGAAGCCGTCTGCCACTGAAGATGACCAGCTGATTCACGATGACTTATTAATTCATGATGACATGGATGACGACATCGACGATGACGTGAGGATTGGCGACGACGGCCTGATTCATGACGATATGGATGATAACGAGCCGGATACCCATGACAGCATCAGTGATGACCCAATGGTCGATCTTGGCATTCGTGCTCCGGAAAAAGAGGATCGTCCGGCGCCACGCAATGACCTGGAGATCGACTCTTCAATCTTCGATCTGAAAAATGCCAGTACCGACTCTCTGGATCTTCTCAGCCCGGATTCGACTGCTCATGAGTTCATTTCCGACAAAGACCCGGATGAAGCTTGGGCAGATGCCCTGCTCGATGATGATGATGGTATTGAGGAAATTACGGTTGGTGGTTTGGAAATCTCAGAAACCAGTCAGTACGACTTCGATGACCAGAGCAATAATGAGGAAGAATACAGCCAGTTCAAGGCGGGTGCCGAAGTCGATGATTTCGACGGCTTTATTGATGACGACGATAATATGCACCTCGGCAGTGATGATCCGAACAATGAAGCAACTGAAATTATGGTGGTTGCCGATAGTGTCGCCGGATTGCAGGAAGATCCACTGGAATTACAGAAGCGCAGCAGTGGTCCCGCTTTTCCGTGGGGCTGGGGCCTTGCTTCACTGATCATGCTATTGATCGCCGGGGGACAAACACTGTTCTTCAAATTTGATCAGTGGTCACGCACACCACAATGGCGTCCGTTGTATACCCAGATCTGTAATCTGGCAGATTGTACACTCCCGAACGTACAGAATATGAAGCAGTTGAGTACCCAGCATCTGGTGGTCCGCAGTCACCCGAAACTGCAAAAGGCGTTAATGGTTGATACTCTGATGCAAAATCTGGCCAATTACCCACAACCCTTCCCAGACCTGGAGCTGGTGTTCAGTGATCTGAATAATAATGTGGTTGCCAGCCGTCAATTTCTGCCATCAGAGTACCTGTCGGGTGAGCTTGCCGGACAAACGCTGATTCCGAGCAGAACACCCATCCATATCGCGCTTGAGATTGTTGACCCAGGCCCGGAGGCGGTTAGTTACGCCATCCGTCTGCAGAGCAACCAGTAA
- the purD gene encoding phosphoribosylamine--glycine ligase, whose amino-acid sequence MKVLVIGSGGREHALAWKALQSPLVEKVFVAPGNAGTAREDNMENVAIDVMAFDELEAFAKNNEIGLTIVGPEAPLVDGLVDQFAAAGLKAFGPSKGAAQLEGSKAFTKDFLARQNIPTADYQNFTEVEPALAYLREKGAPIVVKADGLAAGKGVIVAETLEQAEAAVKDMLSGNAFGDAGCRVVIEEFLTGEEASFIVMVDGKNILPMATSQDHKRVGDGDTGPNTGGMGAYSPAPVVTAEIHDRVMAEVIRPTVEGMAKEGNDYTGFLYAGLMINEAGAPKVIEYNCRFGDPETQPIMMRMQSDMVAHCLAALNGNLDHEVTQWDPRAAMGVVLAAGGYPASYNKGDAISLPADDGADRKVFHAGTKLDGDDVVTAGGRVLCATALGNSVSEAQQQAYELAAQIDWKDVFYRKDIGYRAIAREQS is encoded by the coding sequence ATGAAAGTTTTAGTAATAGGCTCTGGCGGTCGCGAACACGCGCTGGCGTGGAAAGCACTGCAATCTCCACTGGTTGAAAAAGTCTTCGTAGCTCCAGGCAACGCGGGTACCGCACGCGAAGACAACATGGAAAACGTCGCCATCGATGTGATGGCTTTTGATGAACTGGAAGCCTTCGCCAAAAACAACGAAATTGGCCTGACCATCGTCGGTCCGGAAGCACCTCTGGTGGATGGTCTGGTCGATCAGTTCGCAGCTGCAGGTCTGAAAGCTTTTGGCCCAAGCAAAGGTGCAGCACAATTAGAAGGTTCTAAAGCATTCACCAAAGATTTCCTGGCACGCCAGAATATCCCAACCGCGGATTACCAGAACTTCACCGAAGTGGAACCCGCTCTGGCTTACCTGCGCGAAAAAGGCGCTCCGATCGTTGTTAAAGCCGATGGTCTGGCAGCTGGTAAAGGTGTGATAGTTGCCGAGACTCTGGAGCAAGCTGAAGCAGCGGTTAAAGACATGCTGTCAGGTAACGCGTTTGGTGATGCCGGTTGTCGCGTCGTGATCGAAGAATTCCTGACGGGTGAAGAAGCCTCTTTCATCGTAATGGTCGATGGTAAAAATATTCTGCCAATGGCCACCAGTCAGGATCATAAACGTGTCGGCGATGGCGATACTGGCCCGAATACCGGCGGTATGGGGGCATATTCCCCGGCTCCGGTTGTCACAGCCGAAATCCATGATCGTGTCATGGCCGAGGTGATACGCCCGACCGTCGAAGGTATGGCAAAAGAAGGCAACGACTATACAGGCTTCCTGTACGCAGGCCTGATGATTAATGAAGCCGGCGCGCCCAAAGTGATCGAATATAACTGCCGTTTTGGTGACCCTGAAACTCAGCCAATCATGATGCGGATGCAATCGGACATGGTTGCTCACTGCTTAGCAGCTCTGAACGGCAACCTCGATCATGAAGTCACGCAGTGGGACCCAAGGGCCGCTATGGGAGTTGTACTGGCGGCTGGCGGTTACCCTGCGAGCTACAACAAGGGCGACGCAATCAGCTTACCAGCTGACGACGGCGCTGATCGGAAAGTATTCCATGCCGGTACTAAGCTCGACGGTGATGATGTTGTCACCGCCGGAGGTCGTGTATTATGTGCAACGGCTTTAGGCAACAGCGTGAGCGAAGCTCAGCAACAGGCCTACGAGCTGGCGGCACAAATCGACTGGAAAGATGTTTTCTACCGTAAAGACATCGGTTATCGTGCCATAGCCCGCGAGCAAAGCTAA
- a CDS encoding response regulator, which yields MTHLLSNYEVRRMVTSKRYLWLLVGLALLSYCAQSQATNPVLIPNQSFDYGVTPYASVYEDKQKQLTIRDMLSPEQQLRFTPSHSEKLKFGLTTSAYWLRISISNPYKDPKQAVLSLSNPDLKQVSLYNINDPEPQTYSRQSRGRIGGYIQAYPFLIDIQPESTESFLIRIASDSILNTELRLASLDYFLFNEQWDFIIQGLVLGWVFGTLLYFVNLYRQQRLLIAAAAASYCLCALMFLPSWTGLLSMLFTISGETLAGFGYVMISVSASAHGFVVYSLGWRRRHIEQKLLVVSALYLVTNLVIIAVIESGMQFFVALSLLLYGLATSIFLMLVPSKELPAQRWLTYGALALTIGLILTLLTTQNLLTLEFLHDWAILILPSSLILSMVAAVAAITDRRTSKHNASSNELQINAAMLSHISHELRSPINGVLGMSQLLNDTPLGNNQRDFLNTISEAGHDLLHVVNQVSDLGKVQSNQLELEPEPVEIRKLLNQTVQHFQQGGVRKQMELVIDIDDQVANRVIVDRTHLQSLIHSILAKLLAYSEHGVLALAAQPYNSQMTSGLMLQLRVNSQLARPDELRSALQILQHHKPQQRIGDFSKQWNMRVLRKVMKRMKATLEIEDFNLQGASLTLYLPLESDQQPVLQSHDDSLLGLRVLIVDDNASVRNVIEKQLRRQGMRAESTYSGKEALAMMRHQNSINEPYEVLIIDHDMPLMDGLQLSERVLSDPDIGKKPARLMLTGMNISNVREDALDAGIQQLLAKPADPDQLRRAISGLLSASTQKRF from the coding sequence ATGACACACTTGCTGAGTAACTATGAGGTTCGTCGCATGGTTACCAGCAAGCGGTATTTGTGGTTACTGGTCGGCCTGGCTTTACTGAGTTACTGCGCTCAAAGCCAGGCAACCAACCCGGTACTGATTCCCAACCAATCGTTTGATTATGGCGTGACTCCCTACGCCTCGGTCTATGAAGACAAGCAAAAGCAACTGACCATTCGCGATATGCTCTCACCGGAGCAGCAACTGCGATTCACCCCCAGTCATAGCGAAAAGCTGAAGTTCGGTTTAACAACGTCTGCCTACTGGTTACGCATCAGTATTTCCAATCCGTATAAAGATCCTAAGCAGGCAGTATTGAGCTTGTCGAATCCCGATCTGAAACAGGTATCACTTTACAATATCAATGATCCGGAACCACAAACTTACAGCCGCCAGAGCCGTGGCCGTATTGGTGGTTATATTCAGGCCTACCCGTTTCTGATCGATATTCAGCCGGAGAGTACTGAAAGTTTTCTGATTCGCATTGCCTCGGATTCTATTCTTAATACCGAGCTTCGTCTCGCAAGCCTGGATTACTTCCTGTTCAACGAGCAATGGGATTTTATCATCCAGGGGCTGGTATTAGGCTGGGTATTTGGAACCCTGTTGTATTTCGTCAACCTGTATCGTCAGCAACGGCTCCTCATCGCAGCGGCGGCCGCTAGCTACTGCCTCTGTGCTTTAATGTTTTTACCGAGCTGGACCGGTTTACTCAGTATGCTGTTTACCATCAGTGGTGAAACCCTGGCAGGCTTCGGCTACGTCATGATCAGTGTATCGGCTTCAGCACACGGCTTCGTGGTTTACAGCCTGGGCTGGCGCCGACGCCACATCGAACAGAAACTGTTGGTCGTGAGTGCACTCTACTTAGTTACCAATCTGGTCATCATCGCCGTCATTGAATCAGGTATGCAGTTCTTTGTTGCCCTGAGCTTGCTGCTCTACGGCCTGGCAACCAGTATTTTCCTGATGTTGGTTCCCAGCAAAGAGTTACCAGCACAACGCTGGCTAACCTACGGAGCATTGGCACTGACGATAGGCCTGATTCTGACTTTGCTCACCACTCAGAATCTTTTAACCCTGGAATTCCTGCACGACTGGGCCATTCTGATTTTACCGTCATCACTGATTCTCAGCATGGTTGCGGCAGTGGCTGCGATCACCGATAGACGAACCAGCAAGCACAATGCTTCCAGTAACGAGCTACAGATTAATGCAGCGATGCTGTCACACATCAGCCATGAGCTGCGTTCACCGATTAATGGTGTGTTGGGGATGAGCCAGTTGCTGAACGACACTCCGCTGGGCAATAACCAGCGCGATTTTCTCAATACCATCAGCGAAGCCGGACATGACCTGCTGCATGTGGTCAATCAGGTATCCGATCTTGGTAAAGTTCAGAGTAATCAGCTCGAACTGGAACCTGAACCGGTTGAGATCCGCAAATTACTGAATCAGACGGTACAGCATTTCCAGCAAGGTGGTGTTCGCAAGCAAATGGAACTGGTGATCGATATTGATGATCAGGTGGCGAATCGTGTCATTGTTGACCGCACCCACCTGCAGTCACTGATCCATTCGATTCTGGCAAAATTACTGGCGTACAGTGAGCATGGTGTATTAGCTCTGGCTGCCCAACCATACAACAGCCAAATGACATCGGGGCTGATGTTGCAACTGCGAGTGAATAGCCAGCTGGCGCGCCCGGATGAACTGCGCAGCGCGTTACAGATTTTGCAACACCATAAACCACAGCAACGTATTGGTGACTTCAGTAAACAGTGGAATATGCGGGTGCTGCGTAAAGTGATGAAACGCATGAAAGCTACTCTGGAAATTGAAGACTTCAATCTCCAGGGCGCGTCGCTGACGCTCTACCTGCCGCTGGAAAGTGATCAGCAGCCCGTTCTGCAATCTCACGACGACAGCTTGCTTGGTTTGCGGGTCTTGATCGTGGATGACAATGCATCGGTGCGTAACGTCATTGAAAAACAATTAAGACGACAGGGAATGCGTGCTGAAAGTACCTACAGTGGCAAAGAGGCGCTGGCGATGATGCGCCATCAGAATTCTATCAATGAACCTTATGAGGTATTGATTATTGATCACGATATGCCTCTGATGGATGGGTTGCAGTTATCGGAACGGGTATTATCTGACCCTGATATTGGTAAAAAACCGGCGCGCCTGATGCTAACGGGTATGAACATAAGCAATGTCCGCGAAGACGCACTGGATGCCGGGATTCAGCAGCTATTGGCCAAACCTGCCGACCCGGATCAGTTACGCCGAGCCATCTCAGGATTATTGTCTGCGTCCACTCAGAAACGATTTTAA
- the fis gene encoding DNA-binding transcriptional regulator Fis, whose product MNTEALLRKVETVTDSSDLQNNLSAPSESSQTLRDSVEKALQNYFDHLDGQPIVDLYDMVLSEVEAPLLETVMKYTRDNQTKASIVLGLNRGTLRKKLKQYGML is encoded by the coding sequence ATGAACACAGAAGCATTATTAAGGAAGGTTGAAACAGTGACCGACTCATCTGATCTACAGAACAACTTAAGCGCACCATCAGAATCATCGCAAACCCTGCGCGACAGTGTGGAAAAGGCTCTGCAAAATTATTTTGATCACCTGGATGGCCAGCCAATTGTCGATTTATACGACATGGTGTTGTCCGAGGTCGAGGCGCCGTTGCTGGAAACGGTGATGAAATATACTCGCGATAACCAAACCAAAGCGTCGATCGTGCTGGGATTAAACCGCGGTACTTTGCGTAAAAAGCTGAAGCAGTACGGAATGCTTTGA
- the aroQ gene encoding type II 3-dehydroquinate dehydratase, with protein sequence MSKILVLQGPNLNLLGTREPEIYGATTLADVEKQLQASAKQAGHQLEHLQSNAEHELIDRIHQARSDGTGFIIINPAAFTHTSVALRDALAGVAIPFIEIHISNVHARESFRHHSYLSDIAVGVICGLGVQGYDLALQSAIAQLENTSLKNHKA encoded by the coding sequence ATGTCAAAAATACTGGTATTACAAGGCCCGAACCTCAACCTGCTGGGCACTCGTGAACCGGAGATTTATGGGGCTACGACACTTGCTGACGTTGAAAAGCAGCTGCAGGCAAGCGCCAAACAAGCAGGCCATCAGCTTGAACATCTGCAGAGTAATGCCGAGCACGAGCTGATTGACCGGATCCATCAGGCACGCAGTGATGGCACTGGCTTTATCATCATCAACCCGGCGGCATTCACGCACACCAGCGTTGCCCTGCGCGATGCCTTAGCCGGTGTTGCAATCCCCTTTATCGAAATTCATATCTCCAACGTGCACGCCCGTGAGAGCTTCCGCCACCATTCTTACCTGTCGGATATCGCTGTGGGCGTTATTTGCGGTCTGGGTGTGCAGGGTTATGACCTGGCACTGCAATCCGCCATCGCGCAACTGGAAAACACTTCATTGAAAAACCACAAGGCCTGA
- the purH gene encoding bifunctional phosphoribosylaminoimidazolecarboxamide formyltransferase/IMP cyclohydrolase, producing MSNFIPANDIPADITPVRRALISVSDKTGIVEFAKALHAAGVEILSTGGTYKLLLDNQIPAVEVSDYTGFPEMMDGRVKTLHPKIHGGVLGRRGQDDEVMNEHGINPIDLVVVNLYPFAATVAKEDCHLPLAIENIDIGGPTMVRSAAKNHAYVGIVVNTSDYSNVLEDLNSHNGLQYKTRFNLALKAFEHTSSYDGMIANYLGTIDQEAETLSTDNRKDFPQTYNSQFVKAQDMRYGENPHQKAAFYVEAEPAEASIATAKQLQGKELSYNNVADTDAALECVKSFVKPACVIVKHANPCGVAVVPEDEGGIRKAYDLAFETDTESAFGGIIAFNRELDAETASAIVERQFVEVIIAPRVSAEAVAIVAAKKNVRLLECGEWPAERPQAFDYKRVNGGLLVQDRDNGMITTDDLKVVTKRAPTEAELHDLIFSWKVAKFVKSNAIVYGKNRQTVGVGAGQMSRVNSARIAAIKAEHAGLQVEGAVMASDAFFPFRDGIDNAAKVGIKAIIQPGGSIRDEEVIAAADEAGIAMVFTGMRHFRH from the coding sequence ATGAGCAACTTCATCCCTGCAAACGACATCCCAGCGGATATCACTCCTGTTCGTCGCGCTTTGATCAGCGTATCGGACAAAACCGGCATCGTAGAATTTGCCAAAGCCCTGCATGCGGCGGGCGTGGAAATCCTGTCGACCGGAGGTACCTACAAGCTGCTGTTGGATAACCAGATCCCGGCAGTAGAAGTATCGGATTACACGGGTTTCCCGGAAATGATGGATGGTCGGGTAAAAACCCTGCACCCGAAAATTCACGGTGGCGTGCTCGGTCGTCGTGGTCAGGATGATGAAGTCATGAACGAACATGGCATCAACCCGATCGACCTGGTTGTGGTTAACCTGTATCCGTTTGCGGCAACCGTAGCGAAGGAAGACTGTCACTTGCCACTGGCAATCGAGAACATTGATATCGGCGGCCCGACCATGGTTCGCTCGGCGGCAAAAAACCACGCTTACGTTGGCATTGTGGTTAACACCAGCGACTACAGCAACGTTCTGGAAGACCTGAACAGTCACAACGGCCTGCAATACAAAACCCGTTTTAATCTGGCATTAAAAGCCTTCGAGCACACCTCCAGCTACGACGGAATGATTGCTAACTACCTGGGTACTATTGATCAGGAAGCGGAAACGTTAAGCACTGATAACCGCAAAGATTTCCCTCAGACTTACAACAGCCAGTTCGTCAAAGCGCAGGACATGCGTTACGGTGAAAACCCGCATCAAAAAGCTGCTTTTTATGTGGAAGCTGAACCTGCCGAAGCATCCATCGCTACTGCGAAGCAGCTGCAGGGTAAAGAGCTGTCCTACAACAATGTGGCGGATACAGACGCGGCTCTGGAATGCGTTAAGTCATTCGTGAAGCCAGCCTGTGTGATTGTTAAGCACGCCAACCCATGTGGTGTTGCCGTCGTACCGGAAGACGAAGGCGGTATCCGTAAGGCTTACGATCTGGCTTTCGAAACCGATACCGAATCTGCCTTTGGTGGCATCATCGCTTTCAACCGTGAACTGGATGCCGAAACCGCCAGCGCGATTGTTGAACGCCAGTTTGTTGAAGTGATCATCGCACCAAGAGTAAGTGCTGAAGCTGTAGCGATTGTTGCCGCTAAGAAAAACGTGCGTCTGCTGGAATGTGGCGAATGGCCTGCCGAACGTCCACAGGCATTCGACTACAAGCGCGTTAACGGCGGCCTGCTGGTTCAGGATCGCGATAACGGTATGATCACGACTGACGACCTGAAAGTTGTAACCAAGCGCGCACCAACTGAAGCTGAATTACACGATCTGATCTTCAGCTGGAAAGTCGCTAAGTTCGTTAAGTCTAACGCCATCGTTTACGGTAAGAACCGTCAAACTGTCGGTGTTGGCGCAGGCCAGATGAGCCGCGTAAACTCAGCTCGTATCGCAGCGATCAAAGCAGAACATGCTGGTTTGCAAGTTGAAGGTGCAGTAATGGCATCCGACGCTTTCTTCCCATTCCGTGATGGTATTGATAACGCCGCGAAGGTTGGCATCAAAGCAATTATCCAACCGGGTGGTTCGATTCGTGATGAAGAAGTGATTGCCGCAGCCGACGAAGCTGGCATCGCCATGGTCTTTACCGGTATGCGTCATTTCCGTCACTAA
- a CDS encoding AAA family ATPase codes for MQDLRDLGLMLDRHVPLLLVESYEEARVLELLTRVAIKRGLALQQWTVSDGLRRLGFGEDVAKETDTSQPVEALRQVKARDQGGLFVFCDLHPYLEDPLVVRLIKDIALQHERFGKTLVLLSHRIDAPSELQRLAMTFDLQLPDQGQLMSLVKEEAQRYARNSGRKVKTDSATLQQIVANLRGLTFSDARRLVRGVIVDDGAITQDDVPEVSKAKMQLLDMEGVMSFEYDTARFGDVAGLENMKSWLEQRHHAFLNVDDDLRPRGMMLFGVQGSGKSLAAKAVAGSWGVPLLRLDFGALYNKFFGETERNLRESLKLAETMAPCVVWMDEVEKGLGQDGNDQGVSQRLLGTLLTWMAEHESKVFVVATANNIHALPPELMRKGRLDELFFVDLPQPDVREAILRLHMEKRGLAVERFDITVLAQASVGFSGAELEQAVVSAWHSVHSLDEDGDGITTEILLREIQRTQPLSVTMAEQLQGLRDWANGRAVTAD; via the coding sequence ATGCAGGATTTACGCGATCTGGGGCTAATGCTCGACCGGCACGTGCCACTGTTACTGGTTGAATCTTATGAAGAAGCGCGGGTGCTGGAGCTACTAACCCGTGTTGCTATCAAGCGTGGTTTGGCACTGCAGCAATGGACTGTTTCTGATGGTTTACGTCGTCTTGGGTTTGGTGAAGATGTGGCCAAAGAGACGGATACCTCGCAGCCGGTTGAGGCACTCCGGCAGGTTAAAGCCAGGGACCAGGGCGGTTTATTTGTATTCTGCGATTTACACCCTTATCTCGAAGATCCACTGGTCGTTCGTTTAATTAAAGACATTGCTCTGCAGCATGAACGTTTCGGTAAAACTCTGGTGTTATTGAGTCATCGCATTGATGCACCCTCCGAGTTACAGCGCTTGGCCATGACCTTTGATTTACAACTGCCCGATCAAGGCCAGTTGATGTCGCTGGTCAAAGAGGAAGCTCAGCGCTATGCCAGAAACAGCGGTCGTAAGGTGAAGACCGATTCCGCGACTCTGCAGCAGATCGTCGCTAATTTACGTGGATTAACCTTCTCTGATGCACGTCGTCTGGTGCGAGGTGTGATCGTCGATGACGGTGCAATTACTCAGGATGATGTGCCAGAGGTGAGTAAAGCGAAGATGCAATTGCTCGATATGGAAGGTGTTATGAGTTTTGAGTACGACACTGCGCGTTTTGGCGACGTCGCTGGTCTGGAGAACATGAAGAGCTGGCTCGAGCAGCGCCACCATGCCTTCCTCAACGTTGATGATGATTTACGTCCGCGCGGGATGATGCTGTTTGGTGTACAGGGCAGTGGCAAAAGCTTAGCGGCTAAAGCTGTGGCGGGTTCATGGGGGGTGCCATTGTTGCGCTTGGATTTTGGTGCTCTCTACAACAAGTTTTTTGGTGAAACTGAACGGAATTTGCGTGAATCGCTCAAGCTTGCCGAGACCATGGCGCCCTGCGTAGTGTGGATGGATGAAGTGGAGAAAGGACTCGGCCAGGACGGTAATGATCAGGGTGTCAGTCAGCGATTACTGGGCACACTGCTCACCTGGATGGCTGAACATGAGTCCAAAGTGTTTGTGGTTGCAACGGCCAATAACATTCACGCATTACCGCCGGAGCTGATGCGCAAAGGTCGGTTGGACGAATTGTTCTTTGTTGATCTGCCTCAGCCGGATGTCAGGGAGGCTATTCTCAGGTTGCATATGGAAAAACGTGGCCTGGCGGTGGAGCGGTTTGATATCACCGTACTGGCTCAGGCCAGTGTTGGCTTTTCCGGGGCAGAACTGGAACAAGCCGTGGTGTCTGCATGGCACTCGGTGCACAGCCTTGATGAGGACGGTGACGGGATTACGACCGAAATCTTACTGCGCGAAATTCAGCGTACTCAGCCATTGTCGGTGACCATGGCCGAACAGCTGCAGGGGTTGCGCGATTGGGCTAATGGTCGCGCTGTGACGGCTGATTAA
- the prmA gene encoding 50S ribosomal protein L11 methyltransferase → MSWIQIRIHAQRAQVNSIEEALLAQGALSVTLQDDADQPILEPELGTNPIWDETQIIGLFEANQNSEILLKNLNDFYQNLSAQPLPKHKLEILEDKDWIRAWMEDYHPMQFGQRLWVCPSWQTPPQPDAVNLMLDPGLAFGTGTHPTTDLCLQFLDQEVTGKELVVDYGCGSGILGIAALLLGSEKMVGVDIDPQALTATRDNAGRNNIRDDLYDVFLPDKTPDVKADIMVANILAGPLQALAPDIARLTRQGGKLALSGLLAEQAEDVSQCYSQWYNMNPAKQLGDWVLLTGTRRED, encoded by the coding sequence ATGTCCTGGATTCAGATTCGTATTCACGCGCAACGTGCGCAAGTTAATTCCATTGAAGAAGCACTGCTTGCACAAGGCGCATTGTCCGTCACCCTGCAGGATGACGCTGACCAGCCCATTCTTGAGCCTGAGTTGGGGACCAACCCTATCTGGGATGAAACTCAGATTATTGGCCTGTTTGAGGCTAACCAGAACAGCGAAATATTGCTGAAAAACCTCAACGATTTCTACCAGAATCTGAGTGCCCAGCCACTGCCAAAACACAAGCTGGAGATTCTTGAAGATAAAGACTGGATTCGCGCCTGGATGGAAGATTATCACCCGATGCAGTTTGGTCAGCGTTTGTGGGTGTGCCCAAGTTGGCAAACACCCCCGCAACCGGATGCCGTCAACCTGATGCTCGATCCAGGCCTGGCGTTTGGTACCGGCACACACCCGACAACGGATTTGTGTCTGCAGTTCCTCGATCAGGAAGTGACGGGGAAAGAGCTGGTCGTCGACTATGGTTGTGGCAGCGGTATTCTGGGTATTGCTGCGTTATTACTGGGTTCGGAGAAAATGGTTGGAGTCGATATTGATCCGCAGGCATTGACGGCAACCCGTGATAACGCCGGACGCAATAATATCCGCGATGATCTGTACGATGTCTTCCTGCCGGACAAAACCCCGGACGTAAAAGCCGACATTATGGTGGCGAATATTCTGGCCGGCCCGTTGCAAGCACTGGCTCCCGACATTGCCCGTCTTACCCGACAGGGTGGCAAGCTGGCGTTATCCGGGTTACTGGCTGAGCAGGCGGAAGACGTATCTCAATGCTACAGTCAGTGGTATAACATGAATCCTGCCAAACAGCTCGGTGACTGGGTACTACTTACCGGAACCCGCCGTGAAGACTGA